In Edaphobacter aggregans, the sequence TCCTGCTTCACGACGGGGTGGTCAATTCCGCCGTCTGGGATGACGTATGGCCCGCCTTCTGCAAACAGTTCCATACCATCCGTTACGACCGGCGAGGATACGGGCGCTCGACCGCCACCACCAAACCTTACTTCGAGGCCGATGATATCGCGGCTCTCCTGCTCGATCGCAAGATTAGTCAGGCTGCTCTTGTGGCCAGTTCCCATGGCGGCAATGTTGCTCTCAACTTTGCGCTCCGCTATCCCGCGCAGGTTAGCGATCTGGTGCTCGTCGGTCCGGCAGCGGAGGGCTTTCCCTACTCAGAACACTTCATCATGAGCCAGATGCCGTTTCAGAACTCGAAGGATCCGGTAGAAGCGCGCGCTCAAAGTACCTACTTTATCCTTCTGGGCCATGATGCTGCCCGCGAACACCTACGCAGTCTTCTCATGGCTTCCCCTCAAGACCACAAACACGACGATATGCCGTTACCGGAGAAGCCGGTTTTTCCGTATGTGCAGGACCTTCGAATGCCAACGTTGATTCTCATCGGTTCCGGCGACCTCGCAGACAATCAAGCCGTAGCAGGTGCACTCGTAATGGCAATACCGGGAGCTGCCCGCATCGTAGTACCCGATACAGGCCACTTGATGTATCTGGAAAAACCAGAGGAATTTTTCTCCCTGGTGAGCAGGTTCCTTATAGCTCACGGTTTCCAAACAAACGGATAAGGGCGTGCGAGGTGCCATCTTCGGCACAGCCCAGTCCTCACCTCACTGCGGCCATTCCATCTTCTCCCCCTGTTTCAGCGCGACCAGCAGCAGATCGTCGAGAACAACGTCATGCTCGTCCACTACAACACTGAATGTGCAAACTAGCGCTCAGCTCGACACTCGCTCAGACTCCCTCCACTTCGAATCGGCCAGAACCACCGAAGTCTCAATCTGCCGTTCAGGCACGGTCCAATACTTTTTGAGCAGCCGATTCTTCTCCTCAGAACCGACAACCTCGAAGCCATATCTTTCGTAAAACCGAATCGCCCACACCGCATCGGCCCACGTCCCAATCAATACGGGACCATCAGCCATTTCCCGCAGATGAGAGAGCAAACGCGCCCCGATCCCCTGCTTCTGGCTGCCGGTCCGAACATAAGCGTGCCGGATGAGGGTCACATCCTGAACCGGCTGAATCCCCATGACGCCTGCAAGTGTCCCATCCTCTTCGCAGCCCCAGAACACGACGCCGTCATTGATCTCATGCCGCAGCTTCTCTTGCGACATGTAGGGCTCCGTCCAACGATCCGCCGGAATGATCCCCTTATAAGCCTGCGAGCCGTCGTTGATGATGGTCCAAATCACCTCAAAATCACGGTCGTCACAGCGGCGGATCATGAATCTCGGCCTCCTGAACTGACATTTAGGGATGCACCCCTGATCGGTTAGACGATCATACCCGGCGCATAAACTCCAATTATTCGAAGACTTTAGGATTTAAGGTATGGGAGGGGATATACCCACACAACAAACCAGACCGTATACTCAGACCCGCATGACAAAGCCACCCATCCGCGTCCTCGTAGCCAAGCCCGGCCTCGACGGCCACGACCGCGGCGCCAAAATCATCGCCCGCGCCCTCCGCGACGCTGGCATGGAGGTCATCTACACCGGCCTACGCCAGACCCCCGAGATGATCGTCAACGCCGCCATCCAGGAAGACGTCGACTGCATCGGCCTCTCCATCCTCTCCGGCGCCCACAACGTCATCGTCCCCCGCATCGCCGAGTTGCTTCGCGAACAGAAAGCCGACGACATACTCCTCGTCCTCGGAGGCACCATTCCCGACGAGGATGCCCCCGCCTTAAAAGAAAACGGCGTCGCCGCCATCTTCGGGCCGGGAACGCCGCTTGAAACCACCATCAACTTCATCCGCGAGAACGTAAAACCCCGCGGCCTGCTTACGATCTAGCCCTTACCAAGGCAGCGCCTTCCCCATATGGAAGTACCCACCCGTAGGCCCATCCTCAGGCAGCGTCGCCAACTCAACCGAGGTCTTCGCTCCGTCCTCAATCTCAAGTTGAGCGCCCTCGCCACCCATATCCGTCTTCACCCAACCGGGGTGCGCC encodes:
- a CDS encoding alpha/beta fold hydrolase, giving the protein MRIPAAALLLASIFGTWFTSAQTPSATIGPGAFVEVDGARLHYEECGSGPKAVILLHDGVVNSAVWDDVWPAFCKQFHTIRYDRRGYGRSTATTKPYFEADDIAALLLDRKISQAALVASSHGGNVALNFALRYPAQVSDLVLVGPAAEGFPYSEHFIMSQMPFQNSKDPVEARAQSTYFILLGHDAAREHLRSLLMASPQDHKHDDMPLPEKPVFPYVQDLRMPTLILIGSGDLADNQAVAGALVMAIPGAARIVVPDTGHLMYLEKPEEFFSLVSRFLIAHGFQTNG
- a CDS encoding GNAT family N-acetyltransferase, producing the protein MIRRCDDRDFEVIWTIINDGSQAYKGIIPADRWTEPYMSQEKLRHEINDGVVFWGCEEDGTLAGVMGIQPVQDVTLIRHAYVRTGSQKQGIGARLLSHLREMADGPVLIGTWADAVWAIRFYERYGFEVVGSEEKNRLLKKYWTVPERQIETSVVLADSKWRESERVSS
- a CDS encoding cobalamin B12-binding domain-containing protein, with amino-acid sequence MTKPPIRVLVAKPGLDGHDRGAKIIARALRDAGMEVIYTGLRQTPEMIVNAAIQEDVDCIGLSILSGAHNVIVPRIAELLREQKADDILLVLGGTIPDEDAPALKENGVAAIFGPGTPLETTINFIRENVKPRGLLTI